From Asterias amurensis chromosome 3, ASM3211899v1, a single genomic window includes:
- the LOC139934541 gene encoding E3 ubiquitin-protein ligase Mdm2-like, with protein MENKSKKRRRRSKRSSSSHSSVEVTTTAFTTATTISSSSSKGGPSREEAAIAMATVLASELRPEHKLPSREILVQPQPKFMELLETVGAKGPMFTARQVLSYLIKYISSRQLYVQQDPKRVYCEKDPLGKVFGVNTFTIKDARKLLFENMSVLREAPDYVTQHHDTFQRQQRKLYYTFHQSQQTTPTDAARPTAPVPVRSATAPSTLSMPSTTPGPSGVGTKGCFTVKREDDSEDLPDSVKRGPFNSTQAYPVGSLTSAQKDLPVPVFTSTECKVHVTESVKGSTCNSTSSSIKQTVFTPVRTQKVLKTQDATCTIKSASATVATSLSSMTIATGKKRLISDSSEDCSHISSCRKSTSVSGCERVGSRPWYCMLYHPSEELKSQSSEVLSIQDCETAIVADSSDDLWFVDEDELTPLEYDVPSDSSDDYTIIKGSSDDSSSDTELVFNVLLRPDESGDSHFADNSDDDTTDTEISDMDKWQCAECSMRNSPVERYCSRCWALRKGWLPDNQRMTLKERLQNSNRPLRRSFSAPAGNVDPPSLWYQTQTTGHFATDGCSNESRPISIVFPEAHPQTNPMTSELSTVQPRTLRDFPDGMNPDMPDGKTSDEDEAGTGLKSSQDGQMSVKRKQSSEDDSQDTIIVANDLPLWKRMNLQDDDEAMDSVQQEFRPSQSRMQDRRDDSGIGLTQESTVVFETPLGRTSQGETVSAPRWQPRKRHRSASASNLHKDFENSSSQSKKFHFGDTSVFQVGLGPHLTSVAGKSDPGAGPSSSQSTSVVTKHYNDLCIICYSRPKTASIIHGRTGHQVCCYPCAKKLHHRGKPCPVCRRSIQAVIKNFLL; from the coding sequence ATGGAGAATAAGTCAAAAAAACGAAGGAGGAGATCTAAAAGATCCTCCAGTTCTCATTCCTCTGTGGAGGTTACAACTACGGCTTTTACCACGGCAACGACCATCTCATCCTCATCCTCCAAAGGAGGTCCATCTCGCGAGGAGGCAGCAATCGCCATGGCAACTGTGCTTGCCAGTGAACTTCGGCCAGAACACAAACTACCGAGTCGAGAGATTTTGGTCCAGCCGCAGCCAAAGTTTATGGAATTGCTGGAAACAGTTGGTGCGAAAGGACCCATGTTTACAGCGAGGCAAGTGCTGTCGTACCTTATAAAATACATTAGCAGCCGTCAGTTGTATGTACAGCAGGATCCAAAGAGAGTTTACTGTGAGAAAGATCCCCTGGGAAAAGTGTTTGGCGTAAATACTTTCACAATCAAGGATGCAAGAAAACTTCTCTTTGAGAACATGTCAGTGCTTCGGGAGGCCCCTGATTATGTAACTCAACATCATGATACATTCCAACGACAACAGCGCAAACTTTACTACACCTTTCACCAATCGCAACAGACAACGCCAACGGATGCAGCGAGACCAACTGCCCCAGTGCCAGTGCGTTCAGCAACCGCCCCGTCGACCCTTTCAATGCCCTCAACAACACCGGGGCCTAGCGGAGTAGGAACAAAAGGATGCTTTACTGTGAAGAGAGAAGACGATAGTGAGGATCTTCCAGACAGTGTAAAAAGGGGGccattcaattcaactcaagcTTATCCTGTGGGGTCTTTAACATCAGCTCAAAAGGATTTACCAGTCCCAGTGTTCACTAGTACTGAATGTAAGGTACACGTTACGGAATCGGTGAAAGGCAGTACATGTAACAGCACTTCCTCTTCAATCAAGCAAACCGTCTTCACTCCAGTGAGGacccaaaaagttttaaaaacccaGGATGCGACATGTACTATAAAGTCGGCTTCAGCTACTGTTGCAACGTCGTTGAGCAGTATGACCATTGCCACCGGGAAAAAACGCCTCATTTCGGATTCATCTGAAGACTGTTCACACATATCAAGTTGTCGGAAATCAACATCAGTTTCTGGTTGCGAGAGAGTAGGCAGCCGACCATGGTACTGCATGCTCTACCACCCCAGCGAAGAACTGAAATCACAGAGCAGTGAAGTACTCAGTATTCAAGATTGTGAGACTGCAATCGTTGCTGATTCTTCAGATGACCTTTGGTTTGTTGATGAAGATGAGTTGACCCCCTTGGAATATGATGTCCCGTCTGACTCTAGTGATGATTATACTATCATCAAAGGCAGTTCTGATGATAGTAGCAGTGACACAGAACTAGTGTTTAACGTTCTATTGCGACCGGACGAGAGCGGAGACTCTCACTTTGCGGACAATAGCGATGATGACACAACTGATACTGAGATTTCGGATATGGATAAGTGGCAGTGTGCCGAGTGCAGCATGCGGAACTCGCCGGTCGAGCGTTATTGCAGCCGGTGCTGGGCGCTACGCAAGGGCTGGTTGCCGGACAATCAACGAATGACCTTAAAAGAGAGACTTCAGAATTCCAACAGACCGCTGAGACGATCCTTCTCAGCTCCGGCGGGCAACGTCGACCCACCGTCTCTCTGGTACCAAACACAAACGACCGGCCATTTTGCAACTGATGGCTGTTCAAATGAAAGTCGACCAATTTCTATTGTTTTCCCGGAAGCTCATCCACAGACCAACCCTATGACCAGTGAACTTAGCACAGTGCAGCCCAGGACGCTAAGGGACTTCCCTGATGGTATGAATCCTGACATGCCTGATGGAAAGACAAGTGATGAAGACGAGGCTGGGACTGGCCTCAAAAGTAGCCAAGATGGTCAAATGTCAGTGAAGCGTAAACAGAGCAGCGAAGATGACTCACAAGACACGATTATCGTTGCCAATGATTTACCACTTTGGAAACGGATGAACTTGCAAGATGATGATGAGGCTATGGATTCGGTTCAACAAGAATTTAGGCCATCTCAGAGTCGGATGCAAGACCGTCGAGACGATTCGGGAATAGGTTTGACTCAAGAAAGTACTGTCGTTTTTGAGACTCCTCTCGGGAGAACATCTCAAGGCGAAACTGTGAGTGCACCAAGATGGCAGCCAAGAAAAAGACATCGATCGGCATCGGCATCCAATCTCCACAAGGATTTCGAAAACTCCTCCAGTCAGTCCAAAAAGTTTCACTTCGGCGACACTTCAGTTTTTCAAGTTGGGCTCGGGCCGCATCTTACATCGGTAGCAGGGAAGAGCGACCCCGGAGCAGGCCCGTCGTCGTCCCAAAGTACCAGCGTCGTCACGAAACATTACAATGACTTGTGCATTATTTGCTATAGCCGACCAAAGACAGCGAGCATCATTCATGGACGCACTGGACATCAAGTCTGTTGCTATCCTTGCGCCAAAAAGCTCCATCACCGCGGGAAGCCGTGCCCTGTATGCAGACGATCCATACAAGCAGTCATCAAAAACTTTCTACTGTAG